One Cylindrospermum stagnale PCC 7417 DNA segment encodes these proteins:
- a CDS encoding PEP-CTERM sorting domain-containing protein, giving the protein MLITTFMPRKIHKAVIFSLLSLSSFTIVSPSFAASLDLSSWGRSGDVIAVPSKVTLTNAFADGSDDAYNYNVSSNDSTYINSLETFLGLNSGDLGFDATEGSAIKKTFNILAGDVISFDYSFLTYDTFSSDRAFVTISNSVIPLTGNSSFSYTFANSGNYNVGIGVIDVIDNIGSSKLTVTNTVYQTVPEPSTILGSILAGCFGVMLKRK; this is encoded by the coding sequence ATGTTAATTACAACTTTTATGCCACGAAAAATTCACAAGGCTGTGATTTTCAGCTTGTTGAGTTTGAGCAGCTTCACCATTGTCTCCCCCTCTTTTGCTGCCAGTCTTGATTTGAGTAGTTGGGGCAGGTCAGGTGATGTTATTGCAGTTCCTAGTAAGGTGACGCTAACCAATGCCTTTGCCGATGGCAGTGATGACGCTTACAACTACAATGTCTCCAGCAATGACTCAACTTATATTAACTCCCTAGAAACTTTTTTAGGTCTCAATTCAGGAGACCTTGGTTTTGATGCTACCGAAGGTTCTGCTATCAAGAAAACTTTTAATATTCTGGCTGGGGATGTTATCAGTTTCGACTATTCCTTCTTAACCTATGATACTTTCTCCAGTGATCGTGCTTTTGTGACAATTAGCAACTCAGTTATCCCTCTAACCGGAAATTCTTCTTTTAGCTATACCTTTGCCAACTCTGGTAATTATAACGTGGGCATCGGTGTGATCGATGTAATTGATAATATTGGCTCCTCAAAATTAACGGTGACGAATACTGTTTATCAAACAGTACCTGAACCTTCAACTATCCTCGGTTCTATTTTGGCTGGCTGCTTTGGAGTTATGTTAAAAAGAAAATAA
- a CDS encoding DNA/RNA non-specific endonuclease: MLANFWRKVYRSGWLTGIVIVLLVTFNTLFSAKGATTVEGFETGSKGSYATADVTLSTGVWNLDDALIGNLAADAKSGTQSVRIRNSGKATMKFNRTTGAGTVTIKHGKYGSDASTNWSLWCSTNSGGSWSQVGSTVATSSTTLATATFTPNLSGTVRCEVRKTDGTTNRTNIDDITITDYGTSGGGSASVHLTMGNPSGAVTSTSYPGNYLMEKAQYALSYNNTTRIPNWVSWQLNNSWLGTTPRQDDFRNDTTLPSGWYQVLATDYQGSGFDRGHMTPSGDRTSTVAVNSSTFLMTNMIPQAPDNNQGPWAILEGYARDLVAQGKELYIISGGYGVGGTGSNGSASTIASGKIQVPARTWKVIVVLDTPGSGVSGVTTNTRVIAVDMPNAQGIRNNDWKTYRVSVDSIEGNTGYNFLTNVPVSTQDMIEARVDNL, encoded by the coding sequence ATGTTAGCAAATTTTTGGCGGAAAGTCTATCGTAGTGGGTGGTTGACGGGGATAGTAATAGTTTTACTAGTTACCTTCAACACGCTATTTAGTGCAAAAGGTGCCACCACTGTTGAGGGTTTTGAAACTGGTTCAAAGGGCAGTTATGCAACGGCTGATGTCACCCTCAGCACAGGCGTGTGGAATTTAGATGATGCTTTGATTGGTAATTTAGCAGCCGATGCTAAAAGCGGAACCCAATCTGTCCGCATCCGCAACAGCGGCAAAGCAACGATGAAGTTTAACCGTACCACCGGGGCTGGTACAGTAACCATTAAACACGGCAAGTATGGTAGTGATGCTAGTACCAATTGGAGTTTGTGGTGTTCTACTAATAGCGGTGGTTCATGGTCGCAAGTAGGTTCCACAGTTGCCACTAGTTCCACAACACTAGCCACAGCAACTTTTACGCCGAATCTATCTGGCACGGTGCGCTGTGAAGTCCGCAAGACTGATGGCACTACCAATAGAACCAACATTGATGATATTACTATCACTGATTACGGGACTTCTGGTGGTGGTAGTGCAAGTGTACATTTAACTATGGGTAATCCCAGCGGTGCGGTAACTAGCACTTCCTATCCTGGGAATTACCTGATGGAAAAAGCCCAGTACGCGCTATCGTACAACAACACTACGAGAATCCCTAACTGGGTGTCGTGGCAATTAAATAATTCTTGGTTAGGAACTACACCCCGCCAAGATGATTTTCGCAATGATACTACCTTGCCCAGTGGTTGGTATCAGGTGCTGGCAACTGATTATCAAGGTAGCGGATTTGATAGGGGACACATGACTCCTTCCGGCGACCGAACCAGCACAGTTGCTGTTAACTCCAGTACGTTTCTGATGACAAACATGATTCCCCAAGCACCCGATAACAATCAGGGCCCTTGGGCAATACTGGAAGGCTACGCTAGGGATTTGGTAGCTCAAGGCAAGGAGCTTTATATAATCTCTGGTGGTTACGGTGTTGGAGGTACAGGTTCCAATGGTTCTGCCAGCACAATCGCTAGTGGCAAAATCCAAGTGCCTGCAAGAACCTGGAAGGTCATCGTTGTCTTAGACACTCCAGGGTCTGGGGTAAGTGGGGTGACGACAAACACACGGGTTATTGCTGTTGATATGCCCAATGCACAAGGCATCAGAAACAACGACTGGAAAACCTACCGAGTTTCTGTTGATTCAATTGAAGGTAACACTGGCTATAACTTTTTAACCAATGTTCCTGTATCTACTCAAGATATGATTGAGGCAAGAGTAGATAATTTGTAA
- a CDS encoding TenA family protein produces MTLFTELWAANKDLALACLEHPFVQGIGDGTLEPDKFAYYVGQDAFFLEAFARAYSVAAAKAPDWLGFTTFHNLAGGVMEELRLHEGYATQWGVNLRSVEPGTATRRYTDFLLATAWGGDVGLTAAAMSPCMRLYAFLGEQLAVDNIPNHSYADWIRTYSSADFQPLAQQLESLVENYASATTLVYSTYRYAMLCERDFFQAAWAG; encoded by the coding sequence ATGACTCTATTTACTGAATTATGGGCAGCAAATAAAGACTTGGCCCTAGCTTGCCTAGAGCATCCCTTTGTACAGGGTATTGGTGATGGTACTTTGGAGCCTGATAAATTTGCCTACTACGTTGGACAAGATGCTTTTTTCTTGGAAGCTTTTGCTCGTGCTTACAGTGTAGCTGCTGCTAAAGCGCCAGACTGGCTAGGGTTTACTACATTTCACAACCTAGCTGGTGGAGTTATGGAAGAACTACGTCTACATGAAGGCTATGCTACTCAGTGGGGAGTCAATTTGCGCTCAGTAGAACCGGGAACCGCCACCCGTCGCTACACTGACTTTTTGTTAGCTACTGCTTGGGGTGGAGACGTGGGTTTAACGGCTGCGGCGATGTCCCCCTGTATGCGTTTGTATGCTTTTTTGGGAGAGCAGTTAGCTGTTGATAACATCCCCAATCACTCCTATGCAGACTGGATTCGCACTTACAGCAGTGCAGACTTTCAACCGCTGGCACAACAATTAGAAAGTTTAGTCGAAAATTACGCTAGTGCTACAACATTAGTCTACTCAACATACCGCTACGCTATGCTTTGTGAGCGTGACTTTTTTCAAGCTGCGTGGGCAGGTTAG
- a CDS encoding DUF433 domain-containing protein encodes MQNLTRITRNPEVMGGKPCIRGMRVTVGTIVGLMASGHSSSDILKAYPYLEEADIYEALAYAAWRAEEIEVPLISA; translated from the coding sequence ATGCAAAATCTCACCAGAATTACCCGCAACCCAGAAGTAATGGGCGGCAAACCCTGTATCCGGGGAATGCGTGTCACCGTTGGTACTATCGTCGGCTTAATGGCATCTGGACACAGTTCAAGCGACATCCTCAAGGCTTATCCCTACCTTGAAGAAGCCGATATCTATGAAGCACTTGCCTATGCTGCATGGCGGGCTGAAGAAATTGAAGTCCCGCTGATAAGTGCATGA
- a CDS encoding DUF4465 domain-containing protein, translated as MKIKWLYFLPVFCLATVASPSASSAQVVDFEDLTLSSESFYNGADNAGGFTSQGAFFNNNYNSTYQSWSGWSYSNTTNTTTPGYLNQYSAYTGGGFNGSSNYGVAFTFNPGSAYIDLPTGLSAKSAQITNTTYAALSILNGDQFAKKFGGASGNDPDFFLLNITGLDAANQQTGSVDFYLADYRFTDNSQDYLVDTWNFVDLSSLGGATRLSFAVTSSDIGLFGLNTPAYFALDNLTLEPSNVATVPEPFFVPSLLGFAAFGIGSLKRKLKQS; from the coding sequence ATGAAAATTAAATGGCTCTATTTCTTACCGGTTTTTTGTTTAGCAACTGTAGCTTCGCCATCAGCATCTTCTGCACAAGTCGTTGATTTTGAAGATTTAACCCTTTCATCAGAATCTTTCTACAATGGTGCTGATAATGCTGGCGGTTTCACAAGTCAAGGCGCATTTTTCAACAACAACTACAACTCAACATATCAAAGCTGGTCTGGGTGGTCTTATTCCAACACTACTAATACGACCACACCAGGATACCTTAACCAATATAGTGCTTATACTGGAGGTGGCTTTAATGGTTCGAGTAACTATGGAGTTGCTTTTACCTTCAATCCTGGCAGTGCTTATATCGATTTACCAACAGGTTTAAGTGCTAAGTCGGCTCAAATTACCAATACAACTTATGCCGCCTTATCAATACTTAACGGAGACCAGTTTGCCAAAAAGTTTGGTGGTGCTAGCGGTAACGACCCTGACTTTTTTCTATTGAACATTACGGGTCTTGATGCTGCAAATCAACAAACAGGTAGCGTCGATTTTTATCTAGCAGATTACCGTTTTACAGATAATTCACAAGACTATCTTGTTGATACATGGAATTTTGTGGATCTATCGAGTTTGGGAGGAGCCACAAGGCTTTCTTTCGCAGTCACTTCTTCAGATATTGGGCTATTTGGTCTAAATACTCCAGCATATTTTGCCTTAGACAACCTTACTTTGGAACCCTCAAATGTGGCAACAGTTCCTGAACCGTTTTTCGTGCCTAGTTTATTAGGTTTTGCTGCTTTCGGTATTGGTTCACTCAAACGCAAGCTGAAACAGAGTTAA
- a CDS encoding tyrosine-type recombinase/integrase: MKIDRHDQAKILSSAEINRLFSIGLKTPRDRALFGVCLYTGTRIAEACSLHTKDVYSIDGSVRPRVTIRKGTTKGKIETRSVPVNSELKELLEAYHSPKVYLFPGRHGRGHIHPDSADKILRAAFMELLIEGASTHSFRRTCLTQMHRSGVPLKVIQKISGHRTLSALQKYLEVLDEDLESAVSTLKF, translated from the coding sequence ATGAAGATAGACAGGCACGACCAAGCCAAAATCTTGTCATCAGCAGAAATTAACCGATTGTTCAGCATAGGATTAAAAACTCCACGCGATCGGGCATTATTTGGTGTCTGCTTGTACACAGGCACTCGGATTGCCGAAGCCTGTTCCTTGCATACTAAAGATGTATACAGCATTGATGGCAGTGTGCGCCCCCGTGTAACAATTCGCAAGGGGACGACTAAGGGCAAAATTGAAACTCGCTCTGTGCCAGTCAATTCTGAGTTAAAGGAATTACTAGAAGCTTACCATTCACCGAAGGTCTATCTGTTCCCCGGTCGCCACGGTCGGGGACACATCCACCCAGATTCAGCAGATAAGATTCTGCGGGCTGCTTTCATGGAACTGCTTATAGAGGGGGCCAGTACTCACAGTTTCCGCCGCACCTGTTTGACTCAGATGCACAGGTCTGGGGTGCCACTGAAGGTAATCCAGAAAATTTCGGGTCACAGAACTTTGTCTGCTTTGCAAAAATACCTAGAGGTGCTAGATGAGGATTTAGAATCAGCAGTTTCAACACTCAAGTTTTAG
- a CDS encoding helix-turn-helix domain-containing protein: MTIKLLVVKQPEIGRLIREFRTLTGLTQEQFAAHIGVTYPTINRWENGHYKPSPMAMEKIYQKLQEFGEQGQDLKQKYFG, encoded by the coding sequence ATGACAATCAAACTTTTGGTGGTCAAACAGCCGGAAATCGGGAGACTGATACGTGAGTTTCGCACCTTGACTGGACTTACACAAGAGCAGTTTGCAGCACATATAGGTGTCACTTACCCCACAATTAACCGTTGGGAGAATGGACACTATAAACCATCACCTATGGCAATGGAAAAGATTTACCAGAAGCTACAGGAATTTGGTGAACAAGGTCAGGATTTAAAGCAGAAGTATTTTGGCTAA
- a CDS encoding type II toxin-antitoxin system VapC family toxin, which yields MAFLVDTNLLLRSVEPSHPMYGDASNAIATLISQGEQVCIVPQNLIEFWNVYTRPVERNGLGHSAAEAEAEIQRLKAFFPLLLDTEAIYQEWERLVVAHAVRGVNVHDARLVAAMLVHGLTHIVTFNTSDFTRYSEIITVHPTATTP from the coding sequence GTGGCCTTTCTTGTAGACACAAACCTACTTCTGCGTAGCGTTGAACCATCTCACCCAATGTATGGGGATGCAAGTAATGCCATCGCCACTTTAATATCGCAGGGCGAGCAGGTGTGCATTGTCCCCCAAAACTTAATTGAGTTTTGGAATGTTTACACTCGACCTGTAGAGAGGAACGGCTTGGGACATAGCGCAGCCGAAGCAGAAGCTGAAATTCAACGCTTAAAGGCATTTTTCCCTCTATTGCTGGATACCGAAGCAATTTACCAAGAATGGGAAAGGCTTGTGGTAGCTCATGCTGTCAGAGGAGTAAACGTGCATGATGCGAGGCTTGTTGCGGCAATGCTTGTGCATGGCTTAACCCATATAGTCACATTTAACACCAGCGACTTTACCCGTTACTCAGAAATTATAACTGTTCATCCCACAGCTACAACACCTTGA
- a CDS encoding calcium-binding protein: MANPTITVTRKDNGLAEYTFTDGSKIITGSGFWDDATPWAAGDYKASYWLFERFSSSFRFGTPTNPDPIPNRKSIVFHRGINTGNTEGCLVDADDFVGRVYEYLRVQDLAPEYPAMLASRVTNDYYNKSWTPIDIKVTDDFSYGVQLSINGGKSSYIEGEDILLEISLTGPGAASGLSKDIWFHLDFSGTGSFKSDLKSNSLASLPSPARSLGLENDNQWIKLSAGQQKVTVALSSIFDDLKEETETFKVTIDNYVIRRESNISGVVFYKSEGSFPINGSNDIINFDLKNQEKIFDKLIESGSQGNFTFTAPVAPKQIITGQFTSYSIPDRLIIKDGNTTLLDTGTVSVTGMPIDFRIPDNSKGNITVTVQAALGGTLWNFSLVSGGFAPRNQRLLNNFSPLLLEEPEPLAVTPEAKSIQPERVDNTYTSSIVSEGEVYLEAKSIQPERVDNTYTSSIVSEGEAYLEAKSIQPERVVNTYTSSIVSEGEAYLEAKSIQPEWVVNTYTSSVLTEGKVYDTGQAIRFSINRNGDTNQTEEIGWRVKPTGDSPISANDFESGTLPEGVLTLLPSVQTTVDIHFEGLDTTGLSQEVLDIIGPINDYWGLKQDGLQEGEETWTIELFAPSTGNIIPASFNGNSVFSVRDDFFFVEPETGTDDGELLEGDNLSNIIFGSGGDDTINGNAGNDTLYGDNGDDIINGGIGDDIIDSGFGNDTIDGGAGNDTLRISRPQSKISLIKQSNSSYLLQDLSDVSLGIDVLKSIETIEFSDGTIQLDTKTEILGTSGRDELTGTLNSDHLIGLQGADKLTGGGGNDQFVYTSIRDRGDTITDFEVGKDNIVFTQLLDSLVAGGYNGTNAIADNYVKVVLGNSASNFSVQIDSDGLAAGDIFRPFITVNLTNPGILDSPSNFAF; the protein is encoded by the coding sequence ATGGCAAATCCAACCATCACAGTAACACGCAAAGATAATGGATTGGCTGAGTACACATTTACTGACGGAAGTAAAATAATCACAGGAAGTGGCTTTTGGGATGATGCTACTCCTTGGGCTGCTGGAGATTACAAAGCTAGCTATTGGTTATTTGAAAGATTTTCTAGTTCTTTTCGTTTTGGAACGCCGACAAATCCTGATCCAATACCAAACCGTAAATCAATTGTTTTTCATCGTGGAATAAATACTGGTAATACCGAAGGATGCCTTGTTGATGCCGATGATTTTGTAGGCAGAGTATATGAATATTTACGAGTCCAAGATTTAGCACCAGAATATCCAGCAATGCTGGCAAGTCGAGTAACTAATGATTATTATAATAAAAGCTGGACCCCAATAGATATAAAAGTAACCGATGACTTCAGCTATGGTGTTCAGCTTTCCATAAACGGTGGTAAGTCAAGTTATATTGAGGGCGAAGATATCTTACTCGAAATTTCCCTGACGGGTCCTGGTGCTGCTAGTGGGCTATCAAAAGATATTTGGTTTCATCTTGATTTTAGCGGCACAGGCAGTTTTAAATCCGATTTAAAGTCAAATAGTTTAGCTAGTCTGCCATCCCCAGCAAGAAGTTTGGGCTTAGAAAATGATAACCAATGGATAAAACTTAGTGCTGGTCAGCAAAAAGTAACTGTTGCTCTTAGTTCTATTTTCGACGATTTAAAAGAGGAGACAGAAACATTCAAAGTGACTATTGATAACTATGTCATTCGTAGAGAATCTAATATTTCAGGAGTAGTTTTTTATAAATCAGAAGGATCTTTTCCCATTAATGGTAGTAATGATATTATTAATTTTGACTTAAAAAATCAAGAAAAAATATTTGACAAACTTATAGAAAGTGGCAGTCAAGGAAACTTTACATTTACTGCACCAGTTGCGCCCAAACAAATTATTACAGGTCAATTTACATCATATTCTATTCCAGACAGACTAATTATTAAAGATGGTAATACAACCCTCCTTGATACAGGAACTGTTAGTGTTACTGGAATGCCAATTGATTTTAGAATCCCTGATAATAGTAAAGGTAATATTACTGTTACAGTCCAGGCTGCTTTAGGCGGGACACTTTGGAACTTTTCCTTAGTTTCAGGCGGGTTTGCACCCAGAAATCAACGATTACTAAATAATTTTTCACCTCTTTTGTTAGAAGAACCAGAACCATTAGCTGTAACTCCAGAGGCTAAGTCTATTCAACCAGAGCGGGTAGATAATACATATACTAGCTCTATTGTTAGTGAAGGTGAAGTTTATCTGGAAGCTAAGTCTATTCAACCAGAGCGGGTAGATAATACATATACTAGCTCTATTGTTAGTGAAGGTGAAGCTTATCTGGAAGCTAAGTCTATTCAACCAGAGCGGGTAGTTAATACATATACTAGCTCTATTGTTAGTGAAGGTGAAGCTTATCTGGAAGCTAAGTCTATTCAACCAGAGTGGGTAGTTAATACATATACTAGCTCTGTTCTTACTGAAGGTAAAGTTTATGATACCGGGCAAGCCATCAGATTCAGTATTAATCGGAATGGCGATACAAATCAGACAGAAGAAATCGGATGGCGTGTCAAACCTACAGGAGATAGTCCAATATCCGCAAATGATTTTGAGTCTGGTACTCTGCCTGAAGGTGTACTGACTTTATTACCTAGTGTTCAGACAACCGTTGATATACATTTTGAAGGTTTGGATACAACTGGTTTATCACAAGAAGTTTTGGATATAATTGGACCTATTAATGATTACTGGGGTCTAAAACAAGACGGGTTACAAGAAGGAGAAGAAACCTGGACAATAGAGTTATTTGCTCCATCTACTGGTAATATTATTCCTGCTTCTTTTAATGGCAATTCTGTTTTCAGCGTCCGCGATGATTTTTTCTTTGTTGAACCTGAAACAGGAACTGATGATGGAGAACTCTTAGAGGGAGATAATCTTTCTAATATTATCTTTGGTTCTGGTGGAGACGATACTATTAATGGGAACGCGGGTAATGACACTCTGTACGGTGATAATGGTGATGATATCATTAACGGTGGTATAGGTGATGACATTATTGACAGTGGCTTTGGCAATGATACTATTGATGGGGGCGCTGGAAATGATACTTTACGTATTTCCCGTCCCCAATCAAAAATATCGCTGATAAAGCAGTCTAATAGTTCTTATCTTTTACAAGATTTAAGTGATGTTAGTCTTGGTATTGATGTATTGAAATCTATTGAAACTATAGAGTTCAGTGATGGAACAATCCAGCTCGATACGAAAACTGAAATTCTTGGTACGTCAGGTCGTGATGAACTGACTGGCACTTTAAATAGCGATCACCTCATCGGCTTACAAGGTGCAGATAAACTTACAGGTGGTGGCGGTAATGACCAATTTGTCTACACTAGCATTCGCGATCGCGGAGACACGATTACAGATTTTGAGGTTGGCAAGGATAATATTGTCTTCACTCAACTGCTCGATAGCCTAGTTGCAGGTGGCTACAACGGCACTAACGCCATAGCTGATAACTATGTGAAAGTTGTGCTGGGTAATAGTGCTAGCAATTTCAGCGTGCAAATTGACAGTGATGGACTCGCTGCTGGTGATATCTTCAGACCTTTTATCACGGTGAACTTAACAAATCCAGGCATCCTCGATAGCCCCAGCAACTTCGCGTTTTAG
- a CDS encoding nuclease A inhibitor family protein translates to MTTEVVQKLEQASAGLLMMSESDYPFKVVSWKGTVQEALTPAKLLELTGHSQDAPVEIVDIDYFFRNCAVEKEWHNEQLKEQVKQFKILVDTIKSELSDISVYRVGTISIDVYIVGKTASNDLAGLATKVVET, encoded by the coding sequence ATGACTACCGAAGTTGTCCAAAAATTGGAGCAAGCCAGCGCTGGTCTGTTAATGATGAGCGAGTCTGACTATCCTTTTAAAGTAGTTTCTTGGAAAGGTACGGTTCAAGAGGCTTTAACCCCTGCAAAACTTTTAGAACTGACTGGTCATTCTCAAGATGCACCTGTTGAAATAGTGGATATAGATTATTTCTTCCGCAACTGTGCAGTAGAAAAAGAGTGGCATAATGAGCAGCTAAAAGAACAAGTTAAGCAATTCAAAATTTTAGTAGATACAATAAAATCTGAGTTAAGTGATATTAGTGTTTACCGTGTAGGAACCATTAGCATTGATGTCTACATAGTTGGAAAAACTGCATCTAATGACCTAGCGGGGCTGGCTACAAAAGTTGTAGAAACATAG
- a CDS encoding PAP/fibrillin family protein, with amino-acid sequence MNNQLLKDKLQALLKKIQPNGDGSPVTNLKLDKTLAAEIEQLTTELESLNPHPQPLLHATALLEGSWQLQYSTAREIRSLDFLPLGLRVGKVYQVINIADKLFFNLAQVTHPLGLVSGYVKVTASFEPAINDISGLADKRINVDFDKRYLAIEKILGIDTPKLNPFKVVAANNSQGRVATLDITYLDETLRIGRGGDESLFILNKTNGLPNSLGDGKRCY; translated from the coding sequence ATGAATAATCAACTCTTGAAGGATAAATTACAAGCGCTACTTAAGAAGATTCAACCTAACGGTGATGGTTCTCCTGTGACTAATTTGAAGCTAGATAAAACTTTAGCCGCAGAAATTGAACAATTGACAACGGAACTAGAAAGTCTCAATCCTCATCCTCAACCTCTCCTCCATGCTACTGCTTTGTTAGAAGGGTCTTGGCAACTGCAATACTCCACCGCTAGAGAAATTCGTTCTTTAGATTTTCTGCCATTGGGTTTACGGGTGGGTAAGGTTTATCAAGTGATTAATATTGCAGACAAACTGTTTTTTAATTTAGCTCAAGTTACCCATCCTCTGGGGCTAGTATCGGGATATGTTAAGGTGACAGCTAGCTTTGAGCCTGCGATAAATGATATATCAGGTTTAGCAGATAAACGGATTAATGTTGATTTTGATAAGCGTTATTTAGCAATTGAAAAGATTCTCGGCATAGATACGCCTAAATTAAATCCATTTAAGGTTGTAGCGGCGAATAATTCTCAAGGTAGAGTTGCTACTCTCGATATTACTTATTTAGATGAAACTTTACGAATTGGGCGTGGTGGAGATGAAAGTTTATTTATTCTGAATAAAACTAATGGTCTACCAAATTCCTTGGGTGATGGCAAGAGATGTTATTAA
- a CDS encoding Rpn family recombination-promoting nuclease/putative transposase produces the protein MKRDSIYYQIFKRFPALIFELVDYRPEQAQNYRFESVEVKETAFRIDGVFLPPEGATPRIIFFAEVQFQKDEALYHRFFTESLMYLNRNQSQYDDWYCVVIFPSRSLEPSDTRTHRIFLNSDQVQRIYLDELGTFNTLPIGINLMQLTIASEKEMALQARLLIERVQLESTDALPKNEIIDIITTIAVYKFSSLSREEVEAMLGLTLEQTRVYQEAKAEGREEQKTEILKAAVPLLLKTGMSIEQIAQQLNVDVEAVRLAAQQSA, from the coding sequence GTGAAACGCGACTCCATTTATTACCAAATTTTTAAGCGCTTTCCTGCATTAATTTTTGAACTTGTTGATTACCGTCCTGAACAGGCGCAGAATTATCGATTTGAGTCGGTTGAGGTAAAAGAAACCGCCTTTCGTATTGATGGGGTCTTTTTACCTCCAGAAGGTGCAACACCCAGGATTATCTTTTTTGCCGAAGTTCAATTTCAGAAAGATGAAGCTCTCTATCATCGCTTCTTTACTGAGTCGCTGATGTATTTGAACCGGAATCAGTCTCAATACGATGACTGGTACTGTGTGGTAATTTTTCCCTCACGCAGTTTGGAACCAAGCGATACAAGAACTCATCGAATATTTTTAAACAGCGACCAAGTGCAGCGAATTTATTTGGATGAATTGGGTACTTTCAATACTCTGCCAATAGGCATCAATTTAATGCAGTTGACAATTGCCTCAGAGAAAGAGATGGCTCTTCAAGCTCGTCTATTGATTGAGCGGGTACAATTAGAGTCAACGGACGCACTGCCGAAAAACGAAATAATAGATATTATTACCACAATTGCGGTTTACAAGTTTTCGTCTTTGAGTAGGGAGGAAGTAGAAGCTATGCTGGGACTGACTTTAGAGCAAACAAGGGTTTATCAGGAAGCGAAAGCTGAGGGACGAGAAGAACAGAAAACTGAAATATTGAAAGCAGCTGTGCCACTGTTACTAAAAACAGGGATGAGTATAGAACAGATTGCTCAACAACTCAATGTTGATGTAGAAGCTGTCCGGCTTGCTGCACAGCAGAGTGCCTAG
- a CDS encoding tyrosine-type recombinase/integrase, with translation AAQGHDTRAIQDYLGHKNIHHTVRYTQMSPQRFESFWTD, from the coding sequence AGCAGCCCAGGGTCATGATACCAGAGCAATTCAAGATTACTTGGGACACAAGAATATTCACCACACCGTGCGTTACACGCAAATGTCTCCCCAGAGATTTGAATCTTTTTGGACGGACTGA